In the Armatimonadota bacterium genome, one interval contains:
- the pyrE gene encoding orotate phosphoribosyltransferase produces MGLLTDEQVRRIFLDAGAYRKGHFRLTSGRHSDEYWEKFQVLQFPSAVQTLCGDIAGRWSGKGVTVVLGPTTGGILLALETARQLGVRALYAEAEHGRRVLRRGLKLGPQEHVLVVDDVLTMGGSAAECVQLVEEHGAELAGIAVLIDRSSGARLPFATKPDALLRVDAHSWTPETCPMCADGKPIDEPGSRSL; encoded by the coding sequence ATCGGATTGCTAACTGATGAGCAAGTTCGTCGGATATTCCTGGATGCCGGCGCGTACCGCAAGGGCCATTTCCGCCTTACATCCGGGCGTCACAGTGATGAGTACTGGGAGAAGTTTCAGGTACTGCAGTTTCCGTCGGCCGTCCAGACATTATGTGGTGATATTGCCGGACGGTGGAGCGGAAAGGGTGTAACGGTTGTTTTGGGCCCAACAACCGGTGGGATTCTGCTGGCCCTGGAGACAGCGCGCCAGTTGGGAGTGCGCGCGCTCTATGCGGAAGCGGAGCATGGCAGGCGCGTCCTTCGGCGCGGACTGAAACTTGGGCCACAGGAGCACGTCCTTGTGGTTGACGACGTTCTCACGATGGGCGGGTCCGCCGCGGAATGCGTTCAACTCGTGGAAGAGCACGGCGCCGAGCTGGCGGGCATTGCAGTGCTCATCGATCGCAGCAGCGGCGCCAGGCTACCGTTCGCTACAAAGCCGGATGCGCTTTTACGCGTTGATGCGCATTCGTGGACGCCGGAAACGTGCCCGATGTGTGCGGATGGAAAGCCGATCGACGAGCCAGGCAGCCGATCTCTCTAA